The genomic DNA GTACGTACGCACGGTCGTAGCCTTCGCTTTTCAGTGAGTGTGTCTGACAGGAGCTCCCTGGACCGAGGGATCAGCCTTGCCCGCCCCGGACGCAATCGGGTTGGGCCGCTGGTCATCGGCCTTGGTGTCTCCGGCGTACCGACCTCTCACGTGAGATGGAGCGAGCCAATACGCACAACAAGGGCCCACGATACCGGGGCGAGGGGGCTGAATCCAAACTCAGCGGTCACGGACCACGCGGGTCACGTCCCAGACCGGCTCGGGAGCCTCGTACACCCGGCCGTCCTCGCCGAAGACCAGGAAGCGGTCGAAGCTCCGGGCGAACCAGCGGTCGTGGGTCACGCACAGCACCGTGCCGTCGAAGGCCTCCAGGCCCTGCTGCAGCGCCTCGGCGCTCTCCAGGTCCAGGTTGTCGGTCGGCTCGTCCAGCAGCAGCGCGGTCGAGCCGGACAGCTCCAGCTTGAGGATCATCAGCCGGGCCTGCTGGCCGCCGGAGAGCGACTCGAACTTCTGCTCCTCCTGCCGGTCCAGCTCGTAGCGGCGCAGCGCCCCCATCGCGGCGCCCCGGCTGAGCGCGTGCTCCTCCTCCACGATCGAGCGCACCGTGCGTCCCAGCAGCTCCGGATGGGCGTGGGACTGCCGGAAGTGGCCCGGCACCACGCGGGCGCCGAGCTTCCAGCTGCCGCCGTGCCTCACGCTCTCGTCGCCGGCCAGCAGCCGCAGGAAGTGCGACTTGCCGGAGCCGTTGGAGCCCAGCACCGCGACCCGCTCGCCGTAGAAGACCTCCAGGTCGAAGGGCTTCATCAGGCCGGTCAGCTCCAGCTGCTCCATGGTGAAGGCCCGCACGCCGGTGCGGCCGCCCTTCAGGCGCATGGAGATCGACTGCTCGCGCGGCGGAGCCTCCGGCGGGCCCGCCGCCTCGAACTTCTTCAGCCGGGTCTGCGCGGCCGCGTACCGCGAGGCCATCTCGTGGCTGACCGCGGCCGCCTGCCGCAGGGTGAGCACCAGCTTCTTCAGCTTGGCGTGCTCCTCGTCCCAGCGGCGGCGCAGCTCCTCGAAGCGCTCGAAGCGGGCCCGGCGGGCGTCGTGGAAGGAGTCGAAGCCGCCGCCGTGCACCCAGACGCTGGAGCCGGCCGCGCCGGACTCCACGCTGATGATCTTGTCTGCGGTGGTGGAGAGCAGCTCGCGGTCGTGCGAGATGAACAGCACCGTCTTGGAGGTCGCCTTGATGGCCTGCTCCAGCCAGCGCTTGCCCGGTACGTCCAGGTAGTTGTCCGGCTCGTCGAGCAGCAGCACCTCGTCCGGGCCGCGCAGCAGCGCCTCCAGCACCAGCCGCTTCTGCTCGCCGCCGGAGAGGGTGTTCAGCCCGCGCCACTGCGCCTTGTCGAAGGGGATGCCGAGCGCGGCCATGGTGCACACGTCCCAGTCGGCCTCGTACTCGTAGCCACCGGCGTCGGACCAGTCGGAGAGCGCCTGGGCGTAGGCCATCTGCGTCTTCTCGTCGTCCTGCGCCATCATCGCCAGCTCGGCCGCGTCGACCGTGCGGGCGGCGGCGGCGATCCGGGCCGGGGCGACCGAGACCAGCAGGTCGCGCACCGAGGCGTCGGCGGGCAGCGCGCCCGGGCCGCCCTCGCCGTCGGCCGCGGCCCTGGTGTCCTCCCGGCCGGTGGTGCCGACGAACTGGCGCATCACGCCGAGCCCGCCGGTGACCGTCACCGACCCGCCGTGCGGCTGCACGTCGCCGGCGATCATGCGCAGCAGCGTGGTCTTGCCCGCGCCGTTGGCGCCCACCAGGGCGACCGCGGAGCCCTCGCCGACCCGGAAGGACGCGTCGTCGAACAGCACCCGCCCGTCCGGCAGGTAGTACTCAAGGTGCGAAATCTCGACGTGTCCCATGGTCGCGATTGTGCCCGGACCCCCGCGGCGGCTCCAAACGGCTTTTCCCGCCACCCGCAGGAGTGAGGCACCTCACACGCCGGTCAGCTCCCGGGCAGGGTGCGCAGCCGGCGGGCCGCCCTGTTGCGGGCGGCCAGCTGGTCGTCGGCCGGGTAGCCGACCTCCTCCAGGGTCAGCCCGTACGGCCGGATCACGTTGACCGCGGAGTTGCGCACCCCGCCGGCCAGCACCTCGCCGGGGAACTCCACCGGCCGGTGCCCGTCGCCGACCAGCAGCATCGCGCCGACCAGCGCCCGCACCATGTTGTGGCAGAAGGCGTCCGCCCGGACGGTGGCCACCGCCAGCGAGCCCTCCTGCGCCGCGTACGGGTCGACCGGCACCCGGTCCCAGTGCAGCTCCAGCAGGGTGCGGATGGTGGTCGCGCCCTCGCGCTTCTTGCAGTACGCGGCGAAGTCGTGCTCGCCGAGCAGCAGCTTCGCCGCGGCGTTCATCTTCTCGACGTCCAGCGGCCGGTCGTGCCACAGCACGTGCCCGCGCAGCAGCGGGTCGACCCCGCCGGGGTGATCGGCGACCCGGTAGGCGTACCGCCGCCAGATCGCCGAGAAGCGGGCGTCGAAGCCGTGCGGCGCCTCGGCGACCCGGTAGATCCGGACGTCGCCGGGCAGCCGTCCGGCGAGCCGGCGCAGCAGCTTCTCGCCGTGCGCGGCCCACAGCTCGACCGGCAGGTCGACGTGCGCGACCTGGCCGCGGGCGTGCACGCCGGCGTCGGTGCGGCCGGCCACGGTCAGCGGGAAGGACTCGGAGCTGCGGGTGACGACCTGCAGCGCGCTCTCGATCTCCTCCTGGACGGTGCGCCGCCCGCGCTGCCGCGCCCAGCCGGAGAACTCGGCCCCGTGGTAGGCGAGGTCCAGCCGGATCCGGACGTACCCGTCGGCGGGGCCGTCCTTCACGGGGGGCTGCTCGGCGCAATCAGTGACCACATCTACTCCAGAGAGAAGGAACGGGCCCGCTCCCCCACGGATGGGAGAACGGGCCCGCAGCAACGCCCAAAGCGGCGACGCCCGAAGGCGTCAGGCCTGCTCGGCCTCGGTGGCCTCGGTGGCCTCGGCCTGCTCGGCCTCCTTGACCGCGCGCTTGGCGGCGGCCTCGGCCTCGGCAACGGTCGCCTTGGTGGCGATCTCGCCCTCGACCAGCTCGATCACGGCCATCGAGGCGTTGTCGCCACGACGGGTGCCGATCTTGGTGATGCGGGTGTAGCCACCCGGGCGGTTCTCGAAGCGCGGCGCGATCTCGGTGAAGAGGGTGTGCAGCACCGACACGTCGGTGATGGTCTTGCGCACCAGGCGACGGTTGTGGATGTCGCCCTTCTTCGCCTTGGTGATCAGCTTCTCCGCCAGCGGGCGCATCCGACGGGCCTTGGCCTCGGTCGTGGTGATGCGGCCGTACTGGAAGAGCTCCCGGCACAGACCGGCGAGCAGCAGCGGCTCGTGGTGCGGGCCGCCGCCGAGGCGGGCACCCTTGGTGGGACGCGGCATGGAATTACTCCTTGGATCTCCTACTGCGGCCGTACCAGGTACCGCAGCGGGCCTGGGCGCACTGTGCTCCCAGGACTTGCATCGACCCGCGGGAACGGCCGCCGAAGCGGCCGTTCCGACGGTTCAAACTCAGTACTGCTCGGTCTCCGCGTAACCCTGGTCGTCCAGGTCGTCGGCGCCGAAGGCGTCGGCGGCGGCGGTCGGGTCGAACCCGGGCGGGCTGTCCTTGAGGGCCAGGCCCATGCCGGCCAGCTTCGCCTTGACCTCGTCGATCGACTTCGCACCGAAGTTGCGGATGTCGAGCAGGTCGGCCTCGGAGCGGGCGACGAGCTCACCCACGGTGTGGATGCCCTCGCGCTTGAGGCAGTTGTACGACCGAACGGTGAGCTCCAGCTCCTCGATCGGCAGCGCCAGGTCGGCGGCCAGGGCGGCGTCCGTCGGGGACGGGCCCATGTCGATGCCCTCGGCGTCGACGTTCAGCTCGCGGGCGAGGCCGAACAGCTCGACGAGGGTCTTGCCGGCCGAGGCCATGGCGTCACGGGGGCGCATGGCGGGCTTGGTCTCGACGTCGACGATGAGCTTGTCGAAGTCGGTCCGCTGCTCGACACGGGTGGCCTCGACCTTGTAGGTGACCTTCAGCACGGGGCTGTAGATCGAGTCGACCGGGATGCGGCCGATCTCCTGGCCGGAAGCCTTGTTCTGCACGGCGGAGACGTAGCCGCGACCGCGCTCGACGGTCAGCTCCATCTCCAGCTTGCCCTTGCCGTTCAGCGTGGCGAGGACCAGCTCGGGGTTGTGCACCTCGACACCGGCCGGGGGCGCGATGTCGGCGGCGGTGACCACACCCGGGCCCTGCTTGCGCAGGTACATCACGACCGGCTCGTCGTGCTCAGAGGAGACGACCAGCTGCTTGATGTTGAGGATGAGGTCGGTCACGTCCTCCTTGACGCCCGGCACGGTGGTGAACTCGTGCAGGACGCCGTCGATCCGGATGCTGGTGACGGCGGCACCGGGGATCGACGACAGCAGGGTGCGACGCAGGGAGTTGCCGAGGGTGTAGCCGAAGCCCGGCTCGAGCGGCTCGATCACGAACCGCGAGCGGAACTCGTCGACGACCTCTTCGGTCAGCGAGGGACGCTGAGCGATCAGCATGTTTCTGGATCCTCCAGTTGTCTTCGGCACCCACTATTTGATGCCGATGGACTCAAGCGTACGGGGTCCTGTGGGAAACAGGACCCCGTACGAGGTTTCAACGCGGCGCTACGGCGTCAGACGCGGCGGCGCTTCGGCGGACGGCAGCCGTTGTGCGGGGTGGGGGTGACGTCCTGGATCGAGCCGACCTCGATGCCGGTGGCGGACAGCGAACGGATCGCGGTCTCGCGGCCGGAACCCGGGCCCTTGACGAAGACGTCGACCTTGCGCATGCCGTGCTCCATCGCGCGACGGGCAGCGGCCTCGGCGGCCATCTGCGCGGCGAACGGGGTGGACTTGCGCGAGCCCTTGAAACCGACGTGGCCGGCCGAGGCCCAGGAGATCACGTTGCCCTGCGGGTCGGTGATCGAAACGATGGTGTTGTTGAACGTGCTCTTGATGTGGGCG from Kitasatospora terrestris includes the following:
- a CDS encoding ABC-F family ATP-binding cassette domain-containing protein encodes the protein MGHVEISHLEYYLPDGRVLFDDASFRVGEGSAVALVGANGAGKTTLLRMIAGDVQPHGGSVTVTGGLGVMRQFVGTTGREDTRAAADGEGGPGALPADASVRDLLVSVAPARIAAAARTVDAAELAMMAQDDEKTQMAYAQALSDWSDAGGYEYEADWDVCTMAALGIPFDKAQWRGLNTLSGGEQKRLVLEALLRGPDEVLLLDEPDNYLDVPGKRWLEQAIKATSKTVLFISHDRELLSTTADKIISVESGAAGSSVWVHGGGFDSFHDARRARFERFEELRRRWDEEHAKLKKLVLTLRQAAAVSHEMASRYAAAQTRLKKFEAAGPPEAPPREQSISMRLKGGRTGVRAFTMEQLELTGLMKPFDLEVFYGERVAVLGSNGSGKSHFLRLLAGDESVRHGGSWKLGARVVPGHFRQSHAHPELLGRTVRSIVEEEHALSRGAAMGALRRYELDRQEEQKFESLSGGQQARLMILKLELSGSTALLLDEPTDNLDLESAEALQQGLEAFDGTVLCVTHDRWFARSFDRFLVFGEDGRVYEAPEPVWDVTRVVRDR
- the truA gene encoding tRNA pseudouridine(38-40) synthase TruA, with the protein product MKDGPADGYVRIRLDLAYHGAEFSGWARQRGRRTVQEEIESALQVVTRSSESFPLTVAGRTDAGVHARGQVAHVDLPVELWAAHGEKLLRRLAGRLPGDVRIYRVAEAPHGFDARFSAIWRRYAYRVADHPGGVDPLLRGHVLWHDRPLDVEKMNAAAKLLLGEHDFAAYCKKREGATTIRTLLELHWDRVPVDPYAAQEGSLAVATVRADAFCHNMVRALVGAMLLVGDGHRPVEFPGEVLAGGVRNSAVNVIRPYGLTLEEVGYPADDQLAARNRAARRLRTLPGS
- the rplQ gene encoding 50S ribosomal protein L17; its protein translation is MPRPTKGARLGGGPHHEPLLLAGLCRELFQYGRITTTEAKARRMRPLAEKLITKAKKGDIHNRRLVRKTITDVSVLHTLFTEIAPRFENRPGGYTRITKIGTRRGDNASMAVIELVEGEIATKATVAEAEAAAKRAVKEAEQAEATEATEAEQA
- a CDS encoding DNA-directed RNA polymerase subunit alpha produces the protein MLIAQRPSLTEEVVDEFRSRFVIEPLEPGFGYTLGNSLRRTLLSSIPGAAVTSIRIDGVLHEFTTVPGVKEDVTDLILNIKQLVVSSEHDEPVVMYLRKQGPGVVTAADIAPPAGVEVHNPELVLATLNGKGKLEMELTVERGRGYVSAVQNKASGQEIGRIPVDSIYSPVLKVTYKVEATRVEQRTDFDKLIVDVETKPAMRPRDAMASAGKTLVELFGLARELNVDAEGIDMGPSPTDAALAADLALPIEELELTVRSYNCLKREGIHTVGELVARSEADLLDIRNFGAKSIDEVKAKLAGMGLALKDSPPGFDPTAAADAFGADDLDDQGYAETEQY
- the rpsK gene encoding 30S ribosomal protein S11; amino-acid sequence: MPPKGRQAAGAKKIRRKEKKNVAHGHAHIKSTFNNTIVSITDPQGNVISWASAGHVGFKGSRKSTPFAAQMAAEAAARRAMEHGMRKVDVFVKGPGSGRETAIRSLSATGIEVGSIQDVTPTPHNGCRPPKRRRV